TAAATTGGGACATTCATAGGCCACTCTCAGTCCCGACGATGCCACGTGGGCCGATCAATCGGGACCTACGGTCGGGCATTCCCCGCGGCGAAGCCGCGTAGGGGCCGGGCAGTCCTGTCTGGGGGACAGGCATACCGTACACACCGCCGATTCATCGGCCTTCGTGGAGAGCGGCAATAATTTGTGAAAATCCACTATCAGCCCTCCTCGAGTACCGGCAGAAAAACAGAAAACGTCGCGCCCTCACCCTTGCGACTATAGACCTCTATTCTGCCCTGGTGTTGCTCCACGATCTCTTTTGAGATATGCAATCCAATTCCCAGGCCGGGATAGGTTCTTTCCGCCGGGTCGGTGACCTGGTAGAAACGTTCAAAGATTTTTTGCTGGTAGACCTGGTCGATGCCAATGCCAAAATCCTGCACGCGCACGACGGCATATTCAGCATCTCGTGCGACATGCACTACCACCCTGTTTGCCTGTGGAGAGTATTTAACGGCATTCGTCAGCAAATTGATCATCACCTGCCCAAGCCGGTCCCTGTCTCCAAAGACCTGCGCCCCAGCTTTTCCCTCGATAGCTATACGGTGGGTTGGAGTAGCCGCCTGCACATTTTCCACCGTTTCCGCGATAAACGTGTCCAGGTCGAAAGCCGCCAGTTGAAATTCCAGCTTGCCCAATTGTATGCGCGAGAGGTCCAGCAAATCGCTGACGAGCCTGGTCAGCTTATCAAGCTGTGCCTCCATGCGTGTGAGATAATGCAGCGCCTGGTCATCGCCTTGCTTGCGCAGGCGGCGCCGTAACACGTAGGCAAAACCCTTAAGGCTGGTGACCGGGGTCTTCAGTTCATGACTGGCCAGGCTAATGAACTCATCCTTGCGATGCTCCTCCAGCACGCGTTCGGTAATATCGTGCAAAATCGTGATCGCGAAAAGCGCGTTCCCCTGTTCATCATAGATCGGACTCGATTTGACGAGAGACCAGCGTTCAGGAGGTCCGTTCTCCTTCTCAGTATAGCCAATCGTTGCCTGCGCCTCGCGTTCGCCGCCCAGCACGCGCCTATGGGGCAGTTGAGCAAGAGGGAATCGTTGCCCCTGTTCGTCCGTGAGCCTGAATCTGTTGACGGGCTCCAGTGGCTGGGCCCGTCGCAGGTCCTGTACCGAGGCATAGCCGCTCATGCGCGCCGCCGCTTCATTCGCATAAATAATCTGGCTGTTTCTATCATAGACGATAATGCCATCGGCAACACCTTGCAGGATAACCTCCAATTGATCGCGCGCCTGCCGGACTTCCTGGTACAGCCGCGCATTATCCAGCGCGACTCCTGCCCGCCGGCCAACTTCTTCCGCCAGCGCCAGGTCACGCTCGTTATACCTCCTGCCCGATTCGGTAGAGACGAATGTAACCACACCGGTCGTCTTTCCGCGCGCAACCAGGGGTACCAGCATCACCGAATTGTAGCCAATCTGCCGCGCGATGGCAAGTTCCTCCTCGCTGCGGGCGCCGGCCACCAGCATCTCATCCGTAATCTGCGGATAGAGTTCGGATCGACCGGTACGTACGACGTTGGGAGTGCCGGCAGGGGCATCATAATCGATGGGAAATTTCTCGCGTAACGCCCTTGCCCATTGCACCTGCTCCGGGTCCTGGTGTTCGAGTACGACCAGTTCAAAATGCCCCTGGGCATCTAACAGATCTACCGCGAACCAATCGGCCAGCCGTGGCACAATCAGGCGCGCAATATTGGCCAGCGTCTCCGAATAATCCAGGCTCGAAGAAAGCACTTTGCTGACTTCGGTCAGAAAACGCTCTTGCTCCTCTGCCTCTTGCAGTTGCCTGGCCATGGTCTTCTGGCGCGTGATATCGCGAGCAATTTTTGCTCCGCCGATTA
This genomic interval from Ktedonobacteraceae bacterium contains the following:
- a CDS encoding PAS domain S-box protein; protein product: MMPDDQFESQDALHQVMYEGLPDNSPPLLPPTTSAAMTYFDTAPASSDEIAERKRAEEAQKLLAAIVTSSDDAIVSKTLDGIITSWNRAAEKLFGYSAEEAVGRHITLIIPPDRHKEEDEILARLRKGLRIEHYETVRVTKDGRFIDVSLSISPIRDAQGRVIGGAKIARDITRQKTMARQLQEAEEQERFLTEVSKVLSSSLDYSETLANIARLIVPRLADWFAVDLLDAQGHFELVVLEHQDPEQVQWARALREKFPIDYDAPAGTPNVVRTGRSELYPQITDEMLVAGARSEEELAIARQIGYNSVMLVPLVARGKTTGVVTFVSTESGRRYNERDLALAEEVGRRAGVALDNARLYQEVRQARDQLEVILQGVADGIIVYDRNSQIIYANEAAARMSGYASVQDLRRAQPLEPVNRFRLTDEQGQRFPLAQLPHRRVLGGEREAQATIGYTEKENGPPERWSLVKSSPIYDEQGNALFAITILHDITERVLEEHRKDEFISLASHELKTPVTSLKGFAYVLRRRLRKQGDDQALHYLTRMEAQLDKLTRLVSDLLDLSRIQLGKLEFQLAAFDLDTFIAETVENVQAATPTHRIAIEGKAGAQVFGDRDRLGQVMINLLTNAVKYSPQANRVVVHVARDAEYAVVRVQDFGIGIDQVYQQKIFERFYQVTDPAERTYPGLGIGLHISKEIVEQHQGRIEVYSRKGEGATFSVFLPVLEEG